A genomic region of Klebsiella sp. RIT-PI-d contains the following coding sequences:
- the pheP gene encoding phenylalanine transporter — MKNASQASAHSVDASAQTHPTLHRGLQNRHIQLIALGGAIGTGLFLGIGPAIQMAGPAVVLGYAIAGIIAFLIMRQLGEMVVEEPVSGSFAHFAYKYWGPFAGFLSGWNYWVMFVLVGMAELTAAGIYMQYWLPDVPTWIWAAAFFIIINAINLVNVRLYGETEFWFALIKVLAIIGMIGFGIWMLVSGHGGAHANINNLWVHGGFLATGWHGLILSLAVIMFSFGGLELIGITAAEARDPEKSIPKAVNQVVYRILLFYIGSLIVLLALYPWTEISSSSSPFVMIFHNLDSNLVASALNMVILVASLSVYNSGVYSNSRMLFGLSVQGNAPKFLTRISRRGVPINSLLLSGGITSLVVVINYLLPKQAFGLLMALVVATLLLNWIMICLAHLKFRAAMRRKGRLPKFKALLTPGGNYLCIAFLIMILGLMCTMDEMRTSAILLPVWILVLFVAFKCLRRKA; from the coding sequence GTGAAAAACGCGTCACAGGCGTCCGCACATTCAGTGGATGCATCAGCACAAACGCATCCGACCTTACACCGCGGTTTACAAAACCGACACATTCAATTGATCGCCCTGGGCGGGGCAATCGGCACTGGCCTGTTCCTCGGCATCGGCCCGGCGATCCAGATGGCAGGGCCGGCCGTTGTACTTGGCTACGCTATCGCCGGTATCATCGCCTTCCTGATTATGCGCCAGCTAGGTGAAATGGTGGTTGAAGAACCGGTTTCCGGCTCTTTCGCCCATTTTGCCTATAAATACTGGGGACCGTTTGCCGGTTTTCTCTCCGGCTGGAACTACTGGGTGATGTTCGTGCTGGTTGGCATGGCAGAGCTGACGGCGGCCGGGATCTATATGCAGTACTGGCTACCGGATGTGCCGACGTGGATATGGGCCGCAGCCTTCTTTATTATTATCAATGCCATTAATCTGGTGAATGTCCGCCTTTATGGCGAAACAGAGTTTTGGTTTGCGCTAATCAAAGTGCTGGCCATTATCGGCATGATTGGCTTTGGCATCTGGATGCTGGTTTCCGGTCACGGCGGTGCACATGCCAACATCAATAACTTGTGGGTTCACGGCGGTTTTCTGGCGACCGGCTGGCACGGCCTGATCCTGTCGCTGGCAGTGATTATGTTCTCGTTCGGCGGTCTGGAGCTGATTGGTATTACCGCTGCCGAAGCGCGCGATCCTGAAAAATCGATCCCTAAAGCAGTGAACCAGGTGGTATACCGTATTTTGCTTTTCTATATCGGTTCGCTCATCGTCTTACTGGCGCTCTACCCGTGGACCGAAATCAGCTCCAGCAGCAGCCCGTTTGTGATGATATTCCACAATCTTGACAGTAATCTGGTGGCATCGGCGCTGAACATGGTGATTCTGGTGGCCTCGCTGTCGGTGTATAACAGCGGCGTATACTCTAACAGCCGGATGCTGTTCGGCCTGTCCGTGCAGGGCAATGCGCCGAAGTTCCTGACCCGTATCAGCCGTCGCGGCGTACCGATTAACTCGCTGTTGCTGTCGGGAGGGATCACTTCGCTGGTGGTTGTTATCAACTACCTGCTGCCAAAACAGGCTTTTGGCCTGCTGATGGCGCTGGTGGTGGCCACGCTGCTGCTGAACTGGATTATGATTTGTCTGGCGCATCTGAAGTTTCGTGCAGCCATGCGTCGTAAAGGGCGGCTGCCGAAATTTAAAGCGCTGTTGACCCCCGGCGGAAACTATCTGTGTATTGCTTTCCTGATAATGATCCTTGGGCTGATGTGTACGATGGATGAGATGCGTACTTCAGCCATCTTACTGCCGGTATGGATACTGGTGCTATTTGTCGCCTTTAAATGTCTGCGTCGTAAAGCCTGA
- a CDS encoding ferritin-like domain-containing protein codes for MNKVEHYHDWLRDAHAMEKQAESMLESMASRIDNYPDIRARIEQHITETKRQIELLEGVFDRNNISRSVVKDSMSKIAALGQSAGGLFASDEIVKGAISGYVFEQFEIACYTSLIAAAEQAGDTEGVAVFKTILAEEEAMAKWTLEHLPDVTAQFLVRSEAPGVEAKK; via the coding sequence ATGAATAAAGTAGAACATTATCACGACTGGCTGCGCGATGCTCATGCAATGGAAAAACAGGCTGAGTCGATGCTTGAGTCAATGGCAAGCCGAATCGATAATTATCCTGACATCCGGGCGCGTATTGAGCAACATATTACTGAAACAAAACGTCAGATTGAACTGCTGGAAGGCGTATTTGACCGTAATAATATTTCGCGTTCAGTGGTGAAAGACTCCATGAGTAAAATCGCTGCGCTTGGGCAGTCTGCTGGCGGCCTTTTTGCATCCGATGAAATTGTCAAAGGCGCAATCAGCGGTTATGTATTTGAACAGTTCGAGATTGCCTGTTACACCTCACTGATTGCCGCCGCTGAACAAGCCGGTGACACTGAAGGCGTGGCCGTTTTCAAAACCATTCTCGCCGAAGAAGAAGCTATGGCGAAATGGACGCTTGAGCATTTACCTGATGTTACCGCTCAGTTTCTTGTGCGCTCAGAAGCGCCCGGCGTTGAAGCAAAAAAATAG
- a CDS encoding GNAT family N-acetyltransferase: MITLRPVNKGEFADFLHYFIADYATEIEVNYRLTPQDALAQATRDAEHSFPQAEETADQIVLCIMSEKHEAGQHIGYFWYKADTVLKSAYINDFCIFEPFRSKGLGSMAMKALEQKLSEEGFIQLKLRVAEGNHHARQLYTANGFCVTGINMNKLL, from the coding sequence ATGATTACGTTAAGGCCAGTGAATAAAGGCGAGTTTGCTGATTTTCTGCACTATTTTATTGCAGATTACGCCACTGAAATTGAGGTCAATTACCGTCTGACGCCTCAGGACGCACTGGCGCAAGCTACCCGCGATGCAGAGCACAGTTTTCCACAGGCCGAAGAAACGGCAGACCAGATTGTGCTGTGTATTATGAGCGAAAAACATGAGGCCGGGCAGCATATTGGCTACTTCTGGTATAAAGCGGATACGGTGCTTAAGTCAGCCTATATTAATGACTTTTGTATTTTTGAGCCGTTCAGAAGTAAAGGTCTGGGCAGCATGGCGATGAAAGCGCTTGAGCAAAAGCTTAGTGAGGAAGGATTTATTCAGCTGAAATTGAGAGTTGCCGAGGGGAATCATCATGCGAGACAACTTTATACGGCTAATGGTTTCTGCGTGACCGGCATCAATATGAATAAGCTGCTATAG
- a CDS encoding ASCH domain-containing protein, whose translation MFPSLDELKTRYPDAHVWAFGDSSEMADELAQLVIAGEKKASCSSLAAWQQGDEKVTVGDYHIVLDCRDKPVCVIQTTSLKLIRFNEVSAQDAAAEGEGDKSLRYWRNEHRAFFERSGYFSEEMELVFETFTRVFPEADTVANCVSQK comes from the coding sequence ATGTTTCCTTCACTTGATGAATTAAAAACCCGCTATCCAGACGCGCACGTGTGGGCATTTGGTGACTCCTCAGAGATGGCAGATGAACTGGCTCAATTAGTGATTGCCGGTGAGAAAAAAGCCAGCTGTAGCTCCCTCGCTGCCTGGCAGCAGGGCGATGAGAAAGTGACCGTGGGCGACTACCATATTGTTCTTGATTGCAGAGACAAGCCTGTCTGTGTGATCCAAACGACCAGCCTGAAGCTGATCCGCTTTAACGAGGTTTCTGCGCAAGACGCAGCAGCAGAAGGAGAGGGGGACAAAAGCCTGCGCTACTGGCGTAACGAGCACCGGGCTTTTTTTGAGCGCAGCGGTTACTTTAGCGAAGAGATGGAATTGGTGTTTGAAACATTTACGCGGGTATTTCCCGAGGCCGATACTGTCGCAAATTGCGTCTCGCAGAAATGA
- a CDS encoding basic amino acid/polyamine antiporter: protein MENKKPKATSAGHQLGILAMTLLVVSAMFGGGIFNIPQNMSQSAALGAIIIAWIVTALGIFFLAKTFQILSSVKPEMKSGIYMYSRAGFGKLVGFLVAWGYWMSTAFGNVGYAVLLMDALNYFFPPWFKGGNTWQAVALASVCIWGMSFMVIRGVKAATVLNNIGTIAKFVPVLIFIAIALFYAIEYHHFSIDFWGNMKSNALHDKPLGSVFDQIKSTMLVTLWMYIGIEGAVVLSDKSDAKTVGKATIFGFIITTILYVAVSVLPYGFFSQGELATMSPPSTAAILSQLVGHWGEIMINVGVIIALLSSWLVWTMLVAELPWACAKDGAFPKVFAKTNSAGVANVSLWTSTVVMQLAMLLVYFSNNAWNVMLSITGVILLPAYIGSSAYLWRLIFTKQYPMKAAYGATTALLTSIIATVYGFWLIYAAGLSYILVGCVIYTIGLLVFYKARKEESPDEPAFTRSEFIISVVMVAVAIISLVMLFNGMLPEIYSF, encoded by the coding sequence ATGGAAAATAAAAAGCCTAAGGCTACTTCAGCTGGTCATCAGCTGGGTATCCTGGCGATGACGCTATTAGTCGTCAGCGCCATGTTCGGTGGGGGTATATTTAATATTCCACAAAATATGTCGCAGTCCGCGGCACTCGGCGCGATTATTATCGCGTGGATAGTTACCGCGCTAGGTATTTTCTTTCTGGCAAAAACATTTCAGATCCTTTCCAGTGTAAAACCTGAAATGAAGTCAGGCATCTATATGTACTCCAGAGCGGGATTCGGCAAACTGGTCGGGTTTCTCGTGGCCTGGGGCTACTGGATGTCCACTGCCTTTGGTAACGTCGGCTATGCCGTTCTTTTGATGGATGCACTGAACTACTTTTTCCCACCGTGGTTTAAGGGAGGAAATACCTGGCAGGCAGTCGCGTTAGCCTCTGTTTGTATTTGGGGAATGAGTTTTATGGTCATTCGGGGCGTAAAAGCGGCAACCGTACTGAATAATATCGGTACCATTGCTAAATTTGTTCCCGTCCTTATCTTTATTGCGATCGCGCTGTTTTACGCCATTGAATATCATCATTTCTCCATTGATTTTTGGGGCAATATGAAATCCAACGCGCTGCATGATAAACCGTTGGGTAGCGTCTTTGACCAGATTAAAAGTACCATGCTGGTGACGCTATGGATGTATATCGGTATTGAAGGCGCGGTTGTACTTTCCGATAAGTCGGATGCTAAAACCGTCGGTAAGGCGACAATCTTTGGTTTTATCATCACCACCATTCTGTATGTTGCCGTCTCTGTTTTGCCGTACGGATTTTTCTCTCAAGGCGAACTGGCCACCATGTCACCGCCTTCCACCGCGGCGATCCTGTCACAACTGGTAGGACACTGGGGTGAGATCATGATCAACGTCGGGGTCATCATCGCGCTGCTCTCCTCCTGGCTGGTATGGACCATGCTGGTAGCGGAACTGCCCTGGGCATGTGCAAAAGATGGTGCATTTCCAAAAGTATTCGCTAAAACCAACAGCGCGGGTGTTGCCAACGTTTCATTATGGACATCCACTGTCGTCATGCAGCTGGCGATGCTGCTGGTGTATTTCTCAAATAATGCCTGGAATGTAATGCTGTCAATTACCGGCGTTATTCTGTTGCCAGCCTATATCGGTTCATCTGCATATTTGTGGCGACTGATATTCACTAAACAGTACCCGATGAAAGCGGCGTATGGTGCCACTACGGCGCTCCTGACAAGTATTATTGCAACCGTTTATGGCTTTTGGTTAATTTACGCTGCTGGCTTGTCCTATATTCTGGTGGGCTGCGTAATCTATACCATCGGTTTACTGGTTTTCTATAAAGCCAGAAAAGAAGAATCGCCAGATGAGCCTGCATTTACACGTAGCGAATTTATTATCAGTGTAGTTATGGTGGCTGTAGCTATTATTTCACTGGTAATGCTTTTCAACGGCATGCTCCCGGAAATCTATTCATTCTAA
- a CDS encoding YncE family protein — MKMKISALALLMTVALSGCTAQSTSAIKPAADTQKAPAAVQPANVQKRDLADGLYEMALSPKGDALYVASAEGFKDVQGGVVYKLDSRTLKTIGASHTDLKNFALALSDDGQTLYVTNSLDGGVTAINTADGKVKNRVLFPERNDEGFPYGARQVLLHKDTLYIGAVADPAIIWVVDAKTLKLKTRIKNTGKWMTGLHYSEKTDRLYAANGGGEILVINPRTNRIEHRWKPLGDKPALLLNIAEDSNTGRLFVTDNSKAKTTLVLDIHSGDIIKQLDIGDSLAVKFNPARNEIYISRRDGGKVVSLDATSYAVKQSWDLPPNPNSLTLSADGQTLFVTVKQAFNKDHSTSGPDSVVRIDLNK, encoded by the coding sequence ATGAAAATGAAAATCTCCGCCCTGGCGCTGCTGATGACCGTCGCGCTCAGCGGTTGTACTGCCCAATCGACTTCTGCCATTAAACCTGCGGCTGACACCCAGAAAGCCCCGGCTGCCGTGCAGCCTGCGAATGTACAAAAACGCGATCTGGCAGATGGCCTGTACGAAATGGCGCTTAGTCCGAAAGGGGACGCGCTTTACGTTGCCAGTGCTGAAGGCTTTAAAGATGTGCAGGGTGGCGTGGTCTACAAACTTGACTCGCGTACGCTGAAAACCATCGGGGCCAGCCATACCGATCTGAAAAACTTCGCCCTCGCGCTGTCCGACGACGGCCAGACGCTGTATGTCACTAACTCACTCGACGGCGGCGTTACTGCCATCAATACCGCTGACGGTAAAGTCAAAAATCGCGTGCTGTTCCCGGAACGCAATGACGAAGGCTTCCCGTACGGCGCGCGCCAGGTCCTGCTGCATAAAGATACGTTGTATATCGGCGCCGTCGCCGATCCGGCAATTATCTGGGTTGTTGATGCCAAAACGCTGAAGCTGAAAACGCGCATCAAAAACACCGGCAAATGGATGACCGGCCTGCATTACTCCGAAAAAACCGATCGTCTGTATGCGGCTAACGGCGGCGGTGAGATCCTGGTGATTAATCCGCGCACCAACCGGATTGAACATCGCTGGAAACCGCTGGGCGATAAACCGGCGCTGCTGCTGAATATTGCTGAAGACAGTAACACCGGCCGTCTGTTCGTCACTGATAACTCGAAAGCGAAGACCACGCTGGTGCTGGATATTCACAGCGGTGACATTATCAAGCAGCTGGATATTGGCGATTCGCTGGCGGTTAAATTCAATCCTGCACGCAATGAGATTTACATCTCCCGTCGCGACGGCGGCAAAGTGGTCAGCCTTGATGCAACGTCTTACGCCGTTAAGCAGTCCTGGGATCTGCCACCTAATCCGAACAGTCTGACGCTTTCTGCCGACGGTCAAACGTTGTTTGTCACCGTGAAGCAGGCGTTCAACAAAGATCATTCAACCAGCGGGCCTGATAGCGTCGTCCGTATTGATTTGAATAAATAA
- a CDS encoding AI-2E family transporter, with protein sequence MRFKGLAKGFFILILLMVTWAFFDVIAPYYSAILWAAILAIIFYPLKNKLRDKFADRNVLASLVTLLIICLIVFTPLAIILSSLAIEINLVYGKLQQHNTQFPVVIAGLFEHLPAWARHFLAEHDLDNATQIQEKLSGVALKGGQYLAGSAFLIGKGTFGFTISFGIMLYLLFFLLKDGPYLVRLTLEALPLSNYMKHHLFAKFAAVSRATVKGTVVVAVVQGVLGGLAFYIAGIDGSVLWGALMAFLSLVPAVGSAIIWVPATIYLFATDQLWQGFFMIGFFVVIVGLADNILRPLLVGKDTKMPDYLILITTLGGMEIYGINGFVLGPLIAALFIACWNLLSGRDHPGNADEIDEVVIEEGLNHPESEEK encoded by the coding sequence ATGAGATTCAAGGGTCTGGCCAAAGGCTTTTTTATACTGATACTGCTCATGGTGACGTGGGCGTTTTTTGATGTTATTGCCCCTTACTACTCAGCGATTTTATGGGCCGCGATTCTGGCCATTATTTTTTACCCGCTTAAGAATAAGCTTCGCGACAAGTTTGCCGATCGCAACGTGCTGGCCTCACTGGTAACGCTACTGATTATCTGTCTGATAGTCTTTACTCCGCTGGCGATTATTCTCTCCTCTTTAGCCATTGAAATTAATCTGGTTTACGGCAAATTGCAGCAGCATAACACGCAGTTCCCGGTAGTGATTGCCGGACTGTTTGAGCATCTCCCGGCGTGGGCGCGGCACTTCCTTGCCGAGCACGATCTGGATAACGCGACACAGATCCAGGAAAAACTCTCCGGGGTGGCGTTAAAAGGCGGGCAGTATCTGGCGGGCAGCGCATTCCTGATTGGTAAAGGCACGTTCGGCTTTACCATTAGCTTTGGCATCATGCTGTACCTGCTTTTTTTCCTGTTAAAAGATGGCCCGTATCTGGTTCGTCTGACGCTGGAAGCGCTGCCGCTGTCTAACTATATGAAACATCATCTTTTTGCCAAGTTCGCTGCCGTTTCGCGTGCAACAGTAAAAGGCACGGTAGTGGTGGCGGTCGTTCAGGGGGTGCTGGGCGGACTCGCATTCTACATTGCGGGCATTGACGGCAGCGTTCTATGGGGCGCACTGATGGCGTTCCTCTCTCTGGTTCCTGCTGTAGGATCGGCGATCATCTGGGTGCCTGCGACCATTTATCTGTTTGCTACCGATCAACTGTGGCAGGGCTTTTTCATGATCGGCTTCTTTGTGGTCATTGTCGGGCTGGCGGACAATATCTTGCGGCCACTGCTGGTGGGTAAAGATACCAAAATGCCGGACTACCTCATCCTGATCACTACTCTTGGCGGAATGGAAATCTACGGTATCAACGGATTTGTCCTCGGGCCATTGATTGCCGCGCTGTTTATCGCCTGCTGGAACCTGCTTTCCGGGCGCGATCATCCGGGTAACGCCGATGAAATCGACGAGGTGGTTATTGAAGAAGGGCTGAATCACCCTGAGTCAGAAGAGAAATAA
- a CDS encoding TonB-dependent receptor — protein MHNTTVSFPLRKTLLALAIGAATHTVIAATGEVTGQKEETIVVQAAPEGSFTPGGNDLVPAYLDGQIAHGGRMGMLGEQKAMDVPFNVIGYTAKLVQDQQAKTIADVVSNDAGVQAVQGYGNYAETYRIRGFKLDGDDMTFGGLPGVVPRQVMDTQMLERIEIFKGANSLVNGAASSGVGGMINLEPKRAEDTPNATVGVDYTSDSQVGGTVDAGRRFGDNNQFGARVNLVHREGETAVEDDKHRTTLASIGLDYRGERLRSSLDFGYQKKTFHGGETGLNISGVDFIPRLPDASKNYSQKWAFSDIENEFGMVKNEYDLTDNWTAYTALGMQHAHETGVYSGPKLLNANGDATAGRLDTNRITDAYSGMGGLRGNFDTGVVSHKVNVGYSAQIKKDKTAWTSSKVNPTTNIYDNHPVPIPDNASFGGNYSDPLTTTRNRTQGWLLSDTLGVLDDTLLFTVGARHQKVVVRNYSNATGAEDTASRYTQSRWMPTYGVVYKPWEQLSLYANHTEALQPGSVAPKSAANYGKSTGIAHSKQNEVGVKVDYERVGGSLALFEIKKPSALQDSVTGIYALDGEQRNRGVELNVFGEPVLGLRLNGSTVWLDPEMTKTKGGVNNGKDAIGVPGFYMVLGAEYDIKPIDGLTATANVNHSGSQYANAANTKKLDDYTTLDLGVRYRMHLNQEKNDMVVRVGVDNVTNEKYWSGVEDNGTYIFEGQPRTLKVSMSYDF, from the coding sequence ATGCACAACACCACTGTTTCATTCCCCTTGCGTAAAACGCTGCTTGCGCTGGCTATTGGCGCAGCAACCCATACGGTAATCGCTGCAACCGGCGAGGTTACCGGTCAGAAAGAAGAGACTATCGTGGTCCAGGCCGCCCCAGAGGGAAGCTTTACGCCGGGCGGCAATGACCTGGTGCCTGCTTATCTTGACGGGCAAATCGCGCACGGCGGACGCATGGGAATGCTTGGCGAACAAAAGGCGATGGATGTGCCGTTTAACGTTATCGGCTACACCGCTAAGCTGGTGCAGGATCAGCAGGCAAAAACCATTGCCGACGTGGTCAGCAATGACGCGGGCGTGCAGGCGGTGCAGGGCTACGGCAACTATGCTGAAACCTATCGCATCCGCGGCTTCAAGCTTGACGGCGATGACATGACTTTCGGCGGGCTGCCCGGTGTGGTACCACGCCAGGTGATGGACACCCAAATGCTGGAGCGCATCGAAATCTTTAAAGGGGCTAACTCGCTGGTAAACGGTGCGGCGAGCAGCGGCGTCGGCGGGATGATCAACCTTGAACCGAAGCGCGCAGAAGATACGCCAAACGCTACGGTAGGCGTGGATTATACCTCGGACTCCCAGGTCGGCGGCACCGTCGATGCTGGCCGTCGTTTTGGCGACAATAATCAGTTCGGTGCGCGGGTCAACCTGGTTCACCGTGAAGGTGAAACCGCCGTTGAGGATGATAAACACCGTACCACGCTGGCCTCTATTGGCCTGGATTACCGCGGCGAGCGGCTGCGTTCTTCACTCGATTTTGGCTATCAGAAAAAGACCTTCCACGGCGGCGAAACGGGACTTAACATCAGCGGCGTCGATTTTATTCCGCGTCTGCCGGATGCCAGCAAAAACTACAGCCAGAAGTGGGCGTTCAGCGATATTGAAAACGAATTCGGGATGGTAAAAAACGAATACGATCTGACCGATAACTGGACTGCCTATACCGCGCTCGGAATGCAGCACGCGCATGAAACAGGCGTTTATAGCGGACCTAAGCTGCTGAATGCGAATGGCGATGCCACCGCCGGTCGTCTGGACACCAACCGCATTACCGACGCGTATAGCGGCATGGGCGGTCTGCGCGGTAATTTTGATACCGGCGTTGTCTCGCATAAAGTGAATGTGGGCTACTCGGCGCAAATCAAGAAAGATAAAACTGCCTGGACTAGTTCGAAAGTCAACCCGACCACCAATATTTATGATAACCATCCTGTGCCGATCCCGGACAACGCGAGTTTTGGCGGCAACTATTCCGATCCGCTGACCACCACCCGCAACCGTACCCAGGGCTGGCTGCTGAGCGATACGCTTGGCGTCCTGGACGATACGCTGCTGTTTACTGTCGGCGCACGGCATCAGAAAGTCGTGGTACGTAACTACAGTAATGCGACCGGGGCCGAAGATACCGCCAGCCGCTACACCCAAAGCCGCTGGATGCCGACCTACGGCGTGGTTTATAAGCCGTGGGAACAACTCTCCCTGTATGCTAACCATACGGAAGCGCTGCAGCCGGGCAGCGTGGCGCCAAAATCCGCCGCTAACTATGGTAAAAGTACCGGTATTGCGCACTCTAAACAGAATGAAGTTGGCGTGAAGGTGGATTATGAACGCGTCGGCGGCTCGCTGGCGCTGTTTGAAATCAAAAAACCGTCTGCCCTTCAGGACAGCGTTACCGGCATTTATGCTCTCGACGGCGAGCAGCGTAACCGTGGCGTGGAGTTAAATGTCTTCGGTGAGCCGGTGCTAGGCCTGCGTCTGAACGGCAGCACCGTCTGGCTGGATCCTGAAATGACCAAAACCAAAGGCGGCGTGAATAACGGTAAAGATGCCATTGGTGTACCAGGTTTCTATATGGTGCTTGGTGCAGAATATGACATCAAGCCGATAGACGGTCTGACGGCCACTGCCAATGTGAACCATTCCGGCTCACAATATGCTAATGCGGCCAACACCAAAAAGCTGGACGATTACACCACCCTGGATCTGGGCGTACGTTACCGTATGCACCTGAATCAGGAGAAAAACGACATGGTCGTGCGCGTCGGGGTGGATAACGTCACCAATGAGAAATACTGGTCGGGCGTTGAAGACAACGGGACCTATATCTTCGAAGGCCAGCCGCGGACGTTGAAAGTCTCGATGAGCTACGACTTCTGA
- a CDS encoding ferritin-like domain-containing protein has protein sequence MPAVKNLNDLFIHELSDIYSAEKQITRALPKMARAATSPKLVAAFEAHLEETRGQIERLDQLVDVTEGVRIKRMKCHALEGLAEEALEIIESVEAGDVRDAGLIGAAQKVEHYEIASYGTLKTLALRLGYKEAAKLLDETLQEEKATDSKLTVIAEGSK, from the coding sequence ATGCCAGCGGTAAAAAATCTTAATGATTTATTCATTCATGAATTATCAGATATTTACAGTGCCGAAAAACAAATTACCCGTGCACTGCCGAAAATGGCCAGGGCCGCCACTTCGCCAAAATTAGTTGCGGCGTTCGAAGCTCATCTTGAGGAAACTCGCGGACAAATCGAAAGGCTCGATCAACTGGTCGATGTCACTGAAGGCGTGCGGATCAAGAGGATGAAATGTCACGCGCTTGAAGGGCTGGCAGAAGAAGCGCTGGAGATAATCGAATCGGTTGAAGCGGGTGATGTTCGCGATGCAGGGCTGATCGGTGCAGCCCAGAAGGTAGAGCATTATGAAATTGCTTCCTATGGTACGTTAAAAACGCTGGCGCTCAGGCTGGGTTATAAAGAAGCCGCTAAATTGCTCGATGAAACGTTACAAGAAGAAAAAGCGACGGACAGTAAGCTGACCGTGATTGCCGAAGGTAGTAAATAA
- a CDS encoding general stress protein, protein MTQHRGGSGNFAADKNRAAEAGRKGGQQSGGNFKNDPQRASEAGKKGGKNSHGGGRPAE, encoded by the coding sequence ATGACTCAACATCGTGGCGGTTCAGGTAATTTCGCAGCTGATAAAAATCGTGCCGCGGAAGCCGGGCGTAAAGGTGGGCAGCAGAGCGGAGGCAACTTTAAAAACGATCCGCAGCGAGCCTCAGAAGCGGGTAAAAAAGGCGGGAAAAATAGTCACGGCGGCGGTCGTCCAGCGGAATAA
- a CDS encoding phosphatidylserine decarboxylase family protein, with amino-acid sequence MTDQSLPANNTYITGKWMPSDEQTLAFWLKKIMKEEACSTRPLLPVIQEFKDFIESDPIIFMYFNEMFEEVPHRLKHSPANLPQVRDYEHMLQLMNVIMTHAPEFDETGLVGFPFNAIFNWSMATENGWSAFLNEKINAHLKKILNEWAVFLQSPESAKVLNDHPKNGWFGESARKAMPTFVDDFQCDPTKPHYGFTSWDDFFTRRFRDGVRPVASPEDDSVIINACESAPYRLVTDVKPVDKFWLKAQPYSLNFMMDNDAMAAHFEGGTVYQAFLSALSYHRWHAPVSGRIVKTKIIDGTYYSEALSQGRDDSGPNASQGYITEVATRGLIFIEADNKDIGLMCFMAVGMAEVSTCDIRVFEGQHVKKGDELGMFHFGGSTHCLFFSKDVSLDFDLHDQVPGLESHNIPVNAKLATVKAKD; translated from the coding sequence ATGACAGACCAATCTTTGCCCGCTAACAATACCTATATCACCGGTAAGTGGATGCCTTCAGATGAGCAGACGCTGGCATTCTGGCTGAAAAAAATAATGAAAGAAGAAGCGTGTTCAACGCGCCCGCTATTACCCGTCATTCAGGAGTTTAAGGACTTTATTGAAAGTGATCCGATCATCTTCATGTACTTTAATGAAATGTTTGAAGAAGTTCCGCATCGCCTGAAACATTCACCGGCAAATCTGCCTCAGGTTCGCGACTATGAGCACATGCTGCAGTTGATGAATGTTATTATGACGCATGCACCAGAATTTGATGAGACCGGGCTGGTAGGCTTTCCTTTTAACGCTATTTTTAACTGGTCAATGGCCACTGAAAATGGCTGGAGCGCTTTTCTTAACGAAAAAATCAATGCGCATTTGAAAAAAATCCTCAATGAGTGGGCGGTATTTCTGCAGTCTCCAGAGAGCGCTAAGGTCCTGAATGATCATCCGAAAAACGGCTGGTTTGGCGAAAGTGCGCGCAAAGCGATGCCAACGTTTGTTGACGATTTCCAGTGCGATCCGACGAAGCCACATTACGGTTTCACCTCATGGGACGATTTCTTTACCCGTCGTTTCCGCGACGGCGTACGTCCTGTCGCATCGCCGGAAGATGATAGTGTTATCATTAATGCCTGTGAATCAGCGCCGTATCGTCTGGTCACTGATGTTAAACCCGTTGATAAATTCTGGCTGAAAGCACAGCCTTACTCACTGAATTTTATGATGGACAATGACGCGATGGCTGCCCATTTCGAGGGCGGTACGGTTTATCAGGCATTCCTGAGTGCGCTGAGCTACCATCGCTGGCATGCGCCGGTGTCCGGACGCATCGTTAAAACGAAAATTATTGACGGCACTTATTATTCAGAAGCCCTGTCTCAGGGGCGTGACGACTCAGGCCCGAATGCTTCTCAGGGATACATTACTGAAGTGGCGACGCGAGGGTTAATTTTCATTGAAGCCGACAATAAAGACATCGGTCTGATGTGTTTTATGGCTGTCGGGATGGCGGAAGTCTCTACCTGTGACATTCGCGTTTTCGAAGGACAGCACGTTAAGAAAGGCGATGAGCTGGGTATGTTCCACTTTGGTGGCTCTACTCACTGCCTGTTCTTCTCTAAAGATGTCTCACTGGATTTTGATTTGCATGACCAGGTTCCGGGGCTGGAAAGTCATAATATTCCGGTTAATGCAAAATTAGCGACGGTCAAAGCGAAAGACTGA